The following coding sequences lie in one Oceanicola sp. 502str15 genomic window:
- a CDS encoding LysR family transcriptional regulator: MINWDDLRLFFHVAESGGLSAAARETATSPATLGRRMLALEQELGQVLFVRSRNGYEITPEGQGLLARTRPMAAAFRALEQWRDATAHRPAVRISAGTATSAFMADHFTELWRPEDPFRITFCTTEARLDIAHREVDIGIRNAPPDSGNLASKPLETLRFAPFRARHMPELEGAGWVAVDAAHAVHPAARWVLRQRVQVVAWASSVSTLHDLVRGCAGIGVMPCFIADADPRLTRAGPLIDELTERQHLVTHNDDRHRPEIREVSRRISALFAAHAPLLAGERPLGLAGEAAQG; the protein is encoded by the coding sequence ATGATAAACTGGGATGACCTGCGCCTGTTCTTCCACGTGGCCGAGTCCGGCGGCCTCTCCGCCGCCGCCCGCGAAACCGCCACCAGCCCCGCCACCCTCGGGCGGCGGATGCTCGCGCTGGAGCAGGAACTGGGTCAAGTTCTCTTTGTAAGGTCCCGAAATGGCTACGAAATAACCCCCGAAGGGCAGGGGCTCCTGGCCCGCACCCGCCCCATGGCCGCCGCCTTCCGCGCGCTCGAACAATGGCGCGATGCCACCGCCCATCGCCCCGCCGTCCGGATCTCCGCCGGCACCGCAACCTCCGCTTTCATGGCCGACCATTTCACCGAGCTCTGGCGCCCCGAAGACCCCTTCCGCATCACTTTCTGCACCACCGAAGCCCGGCTCGACATTGCCCACCGCGAGGTGGACATCGGCATTCGCAACGCCCCGCCCGACAGCGGCAACCTCGCCTCCAAGCCTCTGGAAACCCTGCGCTTTGCCCCGTTCCGCGCCCGCCACATGCCCGAGCTGGAAGGAGCGGGCTGGGTGGCCGTCGACGCGGCCCACGCGGTGCATCCCGCCGCCCGCTGGGTGCTGCGCCAGAGGGTGCAGGTCGTGGCCTGGGCCTCCTCCGTCTCCACCCTCCACGACCTCGTGCGCGGCTGCGCCGGCATCGGCGTCATGCCCTGTTTCATCGCCGACGCCGACCCCCGCCTGACCCGCGCAGGCCCGCTGATCGACGAATTAACCGAGCGGCAACACCTCGTGACCCATAATGATGACCGTCACCGCCCCGAGATCCGCGAGGTCAGCCGCCGCATCTCCGCCCTCTTCGCCGCCCACGCCCCGCTTCTGGCGGGCGAGCGTCCGCTTGGACTGGCGGGAGAGGCGGCGCAGGGCTAG
- the argE gene encoding acetylornithine deacetylase, whose translation MSELDHTLELLGDLVACPTVSSESNLACIDMLAERLEKAGARVEVFKDETGEKANLYASLGPDVKGGILLSGHSDVVPVEGQDWSSDPFAMTEANGRLHGRGTCDMKGFIAACVAMAPQLAAQASSRPLHFAFTHDEEVGCLGAKSLADQLKNRENLPSVAIIGEPTSMRVVEGHKGCCEYTTRFSGRSGHGSDPAAGVNAVEYASRYIARLMELRETLKARTPPASPFEPPWTTINTGALIGGHAHNVIPAQAEVQWEMRPVAEGDASFVRGELQRYINEMLLPEMQAIAPEAAIWTETVGETPGLMPMSEGEAAALACALTGSNGGALVPFNTEAGIFQQLGIDVIVCGPGSIEQAHKPDEYLEISQLQQCLAMLERLGPRLA comes from the coding sequence ATGAGCGAACTTGATCATACGCTGGAACTTCTGGGCGATTTGGTGGCCTGTCCCACCGTGTCCTCCGAGAGCAACCTTGCCTGCATCGACATGCTGGCCGAACGGCTCGAAAAGGCCGGTGCTCGCGTCGAGGTCTTCAAGGACGAGACGGGCGAAAAAGCCAACCTTTACGCCAGCTTGGGCCCCGATGTTAAAGGCGGCATCCTGCTCTCTGGCCATTCCGACGTGGTGCCCGTCGAGGGCCAGGACTGGAGCAGCGACCCCTTCGCCATGACCGAGGCCAACGGTCGCCTCCACGGGCGCGGCACCTGCGACATGAAGGGCTTCATCGCTGCCTGCGTCGCCATGGCCCCCCAACTCGCCGCACAGGCCAGCTCCCGCCCCCTCCACTTCGCCTTCACCCATGACGAGGAGGTCGGCTGCCTCGGCGCCAAGTCCTTGGCGGACCAGCTCAAAAATCGCGAGAACCTGCCCTCCGTCGCCATCATCGGCGAGCCGACCTCCATGCGCGTCGTCGAGGGCCACAAGGGCTGCTGCGAGTACACCACCCGCTTCTCGGGCCGCTCCGGCCACGGCTCCGATCCGGCCGCGGGCGTCAATGCCGTCGAATACGCCAGCCGCTACATCGCCCGCCTGATGGAGCTGCGCGAAACCCTCAAGGCCCGCACCCCGCCCGCCAGCCCCTTCGAGCCGCCCTGGACCACCATCAACACCGGCGCGCTGATCGGCGGGCACGCCCATAACGTGATCCCCGCGCAGGCCGAGGTGCAGTGGGAGATGCGCCCGGTGGCCGAGGGCGACGCGAGCTTCGTGCGCGGTGAATTGCAGCGTTATATCAACGAGATGCTCCTGCCCGAGATGCAGGCCATCGCGCCCGAGGCCGCGATCTGGACCGAAACCGTCGGAGAGACCCCGGGTCTCATGCCGATGTCGGAGGGCGAGGCCGCCGCGCTCGCCTGCGCGCTCACCGGCTCCAACGGCGGGGCGCTTGTGCCGTTCAACACCGAGGCGGGGATCTTCCAGCAGCTCGGGATCGACGTGATCGTCTGCGGCCCCGGCTCCATCGAGCAGGCCCACAAGCCCGACGAATACCTTGAAATTTCGCAGCTCCAGCAATGCCTTGCCATGCTCGAACGGCTCGGCCCCCGGCTCGCCTAG
- a CDS encoding CaiB/BaiF CoA-transferase family protein — translation MAQPLAGLRIADFSHVIAGPLATQFLCLLGAEVIKVEPPQGDAMRFYTRDPERRGMAEPFIGANAGKKSVILDLKSDEGREAALAIIAQSDVFVENFRPGVAERLGLGAEALRKANPGLICCAVSGFGQDGPMRDFPAIDQVIQSVSGLMTLTGSPGNEKPLRVGFPIVDTYCALLTAFAILAAVTQQRADPEGKGQVIDVSMLDATMVMMSSVVGAMLINGTPPSRSGNRGFSGAPTADTFACADGQITIGAVQQVQVERLMAALGCEALLDDPRFATPEARMVHDEALQAALQPYFAKENSDALEARLAAAGVPAGKVRSVLDAMELEQLEGRDLFLDVPADGGRATVLNAGFRFAHDGPGHARGAPKLGEHTEEVLAALELKSAAQ, via the coding sequence ATGGCCCAACCGCTGGCCGGGCTACGGATTGCAGATTTCAGCCATGTCATCGCCGGACCACTGGCAACGCAGTTTCTGTGCCTCCTCGGCGCTGAAGTCATCAAGGTCGAGCCGCCGCAGGGCGACGCGATGCGGTTTTACACCCGCGATCCGGAGCGGCGTGGCATGGCCGAACCCTTCATTGGTGCGAATGCTGGAAAGAAATCTGTCATACTGGACTTAAAATCTGATGAAGGCCGCGAAGCGGCGCTGGCGATCATCGCGCAGTCGGATGTTTTTGTTGAAAACTTCCGCCCCGGCGTGGCCGAGCGGCTGGGCCTGGGGGCGGAGGCGCTGAGAAAGGCCAATCCGGGGCTGATCTGCTGCGCGGTTTCGGGCTTCGGCCAGGACGGGCCGATGCGCGATTTTCCGGCCATCGACCAGGTGATCCAGTCGGTCTCGGGGCTGATGACGCTGACCGGAAGCCCCGGAAATGAAAAGCCTTTGCGGGTCGGCTTCCCGATCGTCGACACCTATTGCGCCCTGCTCACCGCCTTTGCGATCCTGGCCGCCGTCACCCAGCAGCGGGCCGATCCGGAGGGCAAGGGGCAGGTCATCGACGTGTCGATGCTGGATGCGACCATGGTGATGATGAGCTCGGTCGTGGGGGCGATGCTCATCAACGGCACCCCGCCCAGCCGCAGCGGGAATCGCGGGTTTTCGGGCGCGCCGACGGCCGATACCTTTGCCTGCGCCGACGGGCAGATCACCATTGGCGCGGTGCAGCAGGTGCAGGTGGAACGGCTGATGGCGGCGCTGGGGTGCGAGGCGCTTCTGGACGACCCGCGCTTTGCCACGCCGGAGGCGCGGATGGTGCATGACGAGGCGCTTCAGGCGGCGTTACAGCCCTATTTTGCCAAGGAAAATTCCGATGCACTGGAGGCCCGCCTTGCCGCCGCGGGCGTGCCCGCGGGCAAGGTGCGCAGCGTGCTGGACGCGATGGAGCTGGAGCAGCTGGAGGGGCGCGACCTGTTTCTGGATGTGCCGGCCGATGGCGGCCGGGCAACGGTGCTCAACGCCGGGTTCCGGTTTGCCCATGACGGGCCGGGCCATGCCCGGGGCGCGCCGAAACTGGGCGAGCATACCGAGGAAGTGCTGGCCGCGCTGGAGCTGAAATCGGCGGCACAGTAG
- a CDS encoding MarR family winged helix-turn-helix transcriptional regulator, with protein sequence MSDEIPKVELTLGPLARDLSFATRALRAHLRGHNERVFEEHDVPSGGIAVISLIGLNPGVSQKDLAGAVVLKKSALTKLVNELESTGLIERRKGDGDRRYNAVHLTAEGQKLYDEVMPDITAMQDALLAPLSPAERELYFDLTWRLISHLDQRTA encoded by the coding sequence ATGAGCGACGAAATCCCGAAAGTGGAGCTGACACTGGGGCCGCTCGCCCGTGACCTGTCCTTTGCCACCCGCGCGCTGCGTGCGCATCTTCGTGGCCACAACGAGCGCGTCTTCGAGGAGCATGACGTGCCCTCGGGCGGCATTGCCGTCATCAGCCTCATCGGCCTCAACCCCGGCGTCTCGCAGAAAGACCTGGCCGGGGCCGTGGTGCTGAAGAAGTCCGCCCTGACCAAGCTGGTCAACGAACTCGAAAGCACCGGGCTCATCGAACGGCGCAAGGGCGACGGCGACAGGCGGTACAACGCGGTGCATCTGACCGCGGAGGGCCAGAAGCTCTATGACGAGGTGATGCCGGACATCACCGCGATGCAGGACGCCCTGCTTGCGCCCCTCTCGCCGGCCGAACGCGAGCTCTACTTCGACCTGACCTGGCGGCTCATCTCCCACCTCGACCAGCGGACTGCTTGA